A genomic window from Pseudomonas leptonychotis includes:
- the trmB gene encoding tRNA (guanosine(46)-N7)-methyltransferase TrmB: MTDLPQQPEPAEDTSKHRAIKSFVMRAGRMTEGQQRGLDQGWPKFGLQLEDGLRDFDQVFGRSAPRTFEIGFGMGHSTLEMAAAAPEQDFIGVEVHRPGVGALLNGLMTQNLSNMRVYSCDALEVLRNCVADASLERVLLFFPDPWHKAKHNKRRIVQPAFAELVRQKLKIGGVLHMATDWQPYAEYMLEVMNVAPGYQNLAEDGQYVPRPAERPTTKFERRGERLGHGVWDLKFQRIS; this comes from the coding sequence ATGACTGATTTGCCACAACAGCCCGAGCCGGCTGAAGACACTTCCAAGCACCGCGCGATCAAGAGTTTCGTGATGCGTGCCGGGCGCATGACCGAAGGCCAGCAACGTGGCCTCGATCAGGGCTGGCCGAAGTTCGGCCTGCAACTGGAGGATGGCTTGCGCGATTTCGACCAGGTATTCGGCCGCAGCGCGCCGCGTACCTTCGAAATCGGTTTTGGCATGGGCCACTCGACCCTGGAAATGGCCGCCGCAGCGCCTGAGCAGGACTTTATCGGGGTTGAGGTGCACCGTCCGGGTGTCGGCGCACTGCTCAATGGTCTGATGACGCAAAACCTCAGCAATATGCGCGTCTACAGCTGTGATGCGCTGGAGGTGCTGCGAAATTGTGTGGCTGACGCCAGCCTTGAGCGGGTGCTGCTATTCTTCCCGGACCCGTGGCACAAGGCCAAGCATAACAAGCGCCGTATCGTACAACCGGCCTTTGCCGAACTGGTGAGGCAGAAGCTCAAGATCGGTGGTGTGCTGCACATGGCCACCGATTGGCAACCTTATGCCGAGTACATGCTGGAGGTGATGAACGTAGCCCCCGGTTACCAGAACCTGGCTGAAGATGGCCAGTATGTACCGCGCCCAGCGGAGCGCCCGACTACCAAGTTCGAGCGTCGCGGCGAGCGCCTCGGGCACGGCGTGTGGGATTTGAAGTTCCAGCGCATCAGTTGA
- a CDS encoding thiazole synthase, whose amino-acid sequence MSHVRNDKPFTLAGRTYKSRLLVGTGKYKDLEETRLAIEASGAEIVTVAVRRTNIGQNPDEPNLLDVISPDKYTILPNTAGCYDAVEAVRTCRLARELLDGHKLVKLEVLADQKTLFPNVIETLKAAEVLVKDGFDVMVYTSDDPIIARELAAMGCIAVMPLAGLIGTGLGICNPYNLRIILEEATVPVLVDAGVGTASDATIAMELGCEAVLMNSAIAHAQNPILMGEAMKHAIIAGRMAYLAGRMPKKLYASASSPLDGLIK is encoded by the coding sequence ATGAGCCATGTTCGCAACGACAAACCCTTTACCTTGGCCGGCCGCACCTACAAGTCGCGTTTGCTGGTGGGTACCGGTAAGTACAAGGACCTCGAAGAAACCCGTTTGGCCATCGAGGCCTCGGGTGCTGAGATCGTCACCGTAGCGGTACGCCGGACCAATATCGGGCAAAACCCGGATGAACCGAATCTGCTCGATGTCATCAGTCCCGATAAATACACCATCCTGCCGAATACCGCAGGCTGCTATGACGCCGTGGAAGCCGTGCGCACCTGCCGGCTGGCTCGTGAGCTGCTCGACGGCCACAAGCTGGTCAAGCTGGAAGTGTTGGCCGATCAGAAAACCCTGTTCCCCAATGTGATCGAAACCCTCAAGGCCGCCGAAGTGCTGGTCAAGGACGGTTTTGATGTGATGGTTTACACCAGCGACGATCCCATCATCGCCCGTGAACTGGCGGCGATGGGCTGTATCGCGGTGATGCCGCTGGCCGGTCTAATCGGCACTGGGCTGGGTATCTGCAACCCTTACAACCTGCGCATTATTCTCGAAGAAGCCACAGTCCCAGTGCTGGTCGATGCCGGCGTAGGTACCGCTTCTGATGCGACTATCGCCATGGAGCTGGGCTGCGAGGCCGTGCTAATGAACAGCGCCATTGCCCACGCGCAAAACCCGATTCTGATGGGCGAGGCCATGAAGCACGCCATTATCGCTGGGCGTATGGCCTACCTGGCCGGGCGCATGCCGAAAAAACTCTATGCCAGCGCCTCGTCGCCGCTGGATGGCCTGATCAAGTAA
- the thiS gene encoding sulfur carrier protein ThiS: MHIQLNGEPFELADGVTVAGLIDRLDLVGRRVAVELNLDIVPRSQHATTALREGDQVEVVHAIGGG, encoded by the coding sequence ATGCATATTCAGTTAAACGGTGAACCATTTGAATTGGCCGACGGTGTCACCGTCGCCGGGTTGATCGATCGTCTGGATCTGGTTGGACGCCGCGTGGCGGTTGAACTCAATCTGGATATCGTGCCGCGCAGCCAGCACGCCACCACCGCCCTGCGCGAAGGTGACCAGGTTGAAGTGGTGCATGCCATCGGTGGCGGTTGA
- a CDS encoding DUF423 domain-containing protein, with the protein MARLWLLLSTCAGFTGVALGAFAAHGLKSQLTPAYLAVFQTGTHYQLIHALALLGVGLLALLRPARLVNCAGALFTLGIVLFSGSLYALTLSGIAGLGVITPFGGLAFLAGWLCLGLAVWRLK; encoded by the coding sequence ATGGCGCGTCTATGGTTATTGCTGTCCACCTGTGCCGGTTTTACCGGTGTCGCCCTAGGTGCTTTTGCCGCGCATGGTTTGAAGAGTCAGCTGACGCCAGCCTATTTGGCGGTCTTTCAAACCGGCACGCACTACCAGCTGATTCACGCGTTGGCTCTGTTGGGTGTCGGGTTATTGGCTTTGCTGCGGCCGGCGCGATTGGTCAATTGCGCCGGTGCGCTATTTACCCTGGGTATCGTGCTGTTTTCTGGCAGCCTGTATGCGTTAACCCTGAGCGGTATTGCTGGGTTGGGAGTGATCACGCCTTTCGGTGGCCTTGCCTTTCTTGCCGGCTGGCTGTGTCTCGGGTTAGCGGTCTGGCGGCTGAAGTAG
- the mtgA gene encoding monofunctional biosynthetic peptidoglycan transglycosylase, whose amino-acid sequence MLRFIARRLLKFVLYLVIGSALLVLALRWIPPPGAALMVERKIESWVDDQPIDLQRSWRPWKELPDDLKMAVIAGEDQKFAEHWGFDVAAIQAALEHNQQGGSLRGASTLSQQVAKNLFLWSGRSWLRKGLEVWFTGLIELLWPKQRILEVYLNSVEWSDGVFGAEAAARHHFNVGAPYLSRQQASLLAAVLPNPRKWSASRPSARISRRANWIRQQMLQLGGSHYLNRLQSSRPEWWPDELKNF is encoded by the coding sequence ATGCTCCGATTCATCGCCCGCCGCTTGCTTAAATTCGTGCTCTATCTAGTGATCGGCTCGGCGCTGCTGGTGCTGGCGCTGCGCTGGATACCGCCACCGGGTGCTGCGCTGATGGTTGAGCGCAAGATCGAATCCTGGGTCGATGATCAGCCGATCGACCTGCAGCGCAGCTGGCGCCCCTGGAAGGAGTTGCCCGACGACCTGAAAATGGCCGTCATCGCCGGCGAAGACCAGAAGTTCGCCGAGCACTGGGGCTTCGATGTCGCGGCAATACAAGCAGCCCTGGAGCACAACCAGCAAGGCGGCTCGCTACGCGGGGCCAGCACACTTAGCCAGCAAGTCGCCAAAAACTTATTTCTGTGGTCCGGCCGTAGCTGGCTGCGCAAAGGTCTTGAGGTGTGGTTTACCGGTTTGATTGAGCTGCTATGGCCCAAACAGCGGATTCTTGAGGTGTACCTCAATAGCGTTGAATGGAGCGACGGCGTGTTCGGCGCCGAGGCGGCGGCACGCCACCACTTCAACGTCGGCGCGCCTTACCTGTCCCGTCAACAGGCCAGCTTACTGGCCGCCGTGCTACCCAACCCACGCAAGTGGAGCGCCAGCCGCCCAAGCGCCCGCATCAGCCGCCGCGCTAACTGGATTCGCCAGCAGATGCTGCAACTGGGCGGCAGCCATTACCTCAACCGCCTGCAATCCAGCCGCCCCGAGTGGTGGCCGGATGAGTTGAAGAACTTCTAG
- the rpoH gene encoding RNA polymerase sigma factor RpoH: MSTSLQPVHALVPGANLEAYVHAVNGIPLLTPEQERELAESLFYKQDLEAARQMVLAHLRFVVHIARSYSGYGLAQADLIQEGNVGLMKAVKRFNPEMGVRLVSFAVHWIRAEIHEFILRNWRIVKVATTKAQRKLFFNLRSQKKRLAWLNNDEVHAVAESLGVEPREVREMESRLTGHDMAFDPAAEADDESAFKSPANYLEDHRYDPALQLEDSDWSDSSTANLHVALEGLDERSRDILYQRWLAEEKATLHDLAAKYNVSAERIRQLEKNAMNKLKGSIAA, encoded by the coding sequence ATGTCCACTTCTTTGCAACCTGTTCATGCTCTGGTTCCGGGTGCCAACCTAGAAGCATACGTGCATGCGGTAAACGGCATCCCGCTGTTGACCCCTGAGCAGGAGCGCGAGCTGGCGGAAAGTCTCTTCTATAAGCAAGACTTGGAAGCCGCCCGGCAGATGGTGTTGGCTCACCTGCGTTTTGTGGTGCATATCGCCCGTAGCTACTCGGGTTATGGCTTGGCCCAGGCTGACCTGATTCAGGAAGGCAACGTTGGCCTGATGAAGGCGGTCAAGCGCTTCAATCCGGAAATGGGCGTACGCCTGGTGTCGTTCGCCGTGCATTGGATTCGTGCGGAAATTCATGAGTTCATTCTGCGTAACTGGCGCATCGTCAAAGTCGCCACCACCAAGGCGCAGCGCAAGCTGTTCTTCAACCTGCGCAGCCAGAAGAAGCGCCTGGCTTGGTTGAATAACGACGAAGTACACGCCGTGGCAGAAAGCCTGGGTGTTGAACCGCGTGAAGTGCGTGAGATGGAAAGCCGTCTGACTGGCCATGACATGGCCTTTGACCCGGCTGCCGAAGCGGACGATGAAAGCGCGTTCAAATCGCCCGCGAACTACTTGGAAGATCACCGCTACGATCCGGCGCTGCAGTTGGAAGATTCCGACTGGAGCGACAGCTCCACCGCCAACTTGCATGTGGCGCTGGAAGGTCTGGATGAGCGCAGCCGTGACATTCTCTACCAGCGCTGGCTGGCTGAGGAAAAAGCCACGCTGCATGACCTGGCTGCCAAGTACAACGTATCCGCTGAGCGTATCCGTCAGTTGGAAAAGAACGCGATGAACAAGCTCAAAGGTTCGATCGCCGCGTAA
- the ftsX gene encoding permease-like cell division protein FtsX, which produces MSATRMPPPQPAQRVGAAAKKSESPTPDDGPSFSNQVHAWLENHRASLVDSLRRLGKQPIGSFFTCLVMAVALSLPMGLALLLDNVERLGGSWQRAAQISLFLQIDASEAQGQALREQIGAMDDVSDAEWISREQALAEFQQQSGLGEALKELPDNPLPGVIVVTPHEVDKAALEALRLRLAELPQVQQAQLDLLWVERLSAMLKLGERFVFGLTLLLVMALLLVIGNTIRLHIENRRTEIEVIKLVGGTDSYVRRPFLYMGTLYGLGAGLLAWLLLAYGLGWLNDAVVRLAGLYGSDFALGGVPLADGLSLLLGAVLLGYIGAWLAVARHLSELAPR; this is translated from the coding sequence ATGAGTGCTACGCGCATGCCGCCGCCGCAACCGGCGCAACGCGTCGGTGCGGCCGCGAAAAAATCCGAATCGCCGACGCCGGACGACGGCCCAAGTTTTTCCAATCAGGTGCATGCGTGGTTGGAAAACCATCGTGCCAGCCTCGTCGATAGCCTGCGCCGGTTGGGTAAGCAGCCGATCGGCAGCTTTTTTACCTGCCTGGTGATGGCCGTCGCCCTGAGCCTGCCTATGGGCCTGGCCCTTCTGCTGGATAACGTCGAGCGACTCGGCGGCTCTTGGCAGCGCGCGGCGCAGATTTCGCTGTTCCTGCAGATCGACGCCAGTGAGGCTCAGGGCCAAGCGTTGCGTGAGCAGATTGGTGCCATGGATGATGTCAGCGATGCCGAGTGGATCAGTCGTGAGCAGGCTTTGGCCGAATTCCAGCAGCAGTCGGGTCTTGGTGAGGCGCTGAAAGAACTGCCGGATAACCCGCTGCCCGGCGTGATCGTGGTCACCCCGCATGAAGTCGACAAGGCCGCCCTGGAAGCCTTGCGCTTGCGCCTGGCTGAGCTGCCCCAGGTGCAACAGGCGCAGCTGGATCTGCTGTGGGTCGAGCGCCTAAGTGCCATGCTCAAGCTAGGTGAGCGCTTTGTTTTTGGCTTGACCCTGTTGCTGGTGATGGCGCTGTTACTGGTTATTGGCAATACCATTCGCCTGCATATCGAGAATCGCCGCACCGAGATCGAGGTGATCAAGCTGGTCGGCGGCACCGACAGCTATGTGCGTCGCCCGTTCCTCTATATGGGTACGCTGTATGGCCTGGGTGCTGGCCTGCTGGCCTGGCTGTTGTTGGCTTATGGGTTGGGTTGGCTGAACGATGCAGTGGTGCGCCTAGCCGGTTTGTATGGCAGTGACTTTGCCTTGGGTGGTGTGCCATTAGCCGATGGTCTATCTCTGCTGCTCGGCGCGGTGCTGTTGGGCTATATTGGCGCCTGGCTGGCGGTCGCTAGACACTTGAGTGAGCTGGCCCCTAGGTAG